The Paenibacillus sp. FSL R7-0204 genome includes a region encoding these proteins:
- a CDS encoding DUF5050 domain-containing protein: MNDNIAGGGLLLQTPGVFYITDLCGTLEPEPGTYILNRDEGGAERLPGILWFMNEAGGLLFASDQSRGNALVRVDTGTQEVMVVLHEPCREIRLRAGWLFYINEKDGRLYRCLPDGRKPERLTDSVVQCYTILGEQLYYTCAQGIYSCPLEGNRSARLTEGGAAYLQTCGARLLYADLTNGYALTLLDPLSGEQEAYPDLIPLSMISEGGYIYCCNAGNDGSIYRLDLKSGESLRMYGERADRVHKADGQLFFVHQELWYTMPMSGGQAVRFEADRSR; the protein is encoded by the coding sequence ATGAATGATAATATTGCAGGCGGCGGACTCCTCTTACAGACTCCGGGTGTGTTCTACATAACGGATCTATGCGGGACGCTGGAACCGGAACCCGGAACTTACATACTGAACCGGGATGAAGGAGGAGCTGAAAGGCTGCCGGGAATTCTCTGGTTCATGAATGAAGCGGGAGGGTTGCTGTTCGCCAGTGACCAGAGCCGTGGCAATGCCCTGGTTAGAGTGGATACGGGAACGCAAGAGGTTATGGTGGTGCTGCATGAGCCTTGCCGTGAGATCAGGCTCAGAGCAGGCTGGCTGTTTTACATTAATGAAAAGGATGGAAGATTGTACCGCTGTCTGCCGGATGGACGCAAGCCCGAACGCCTTACGGACAGTGTGGTGCAGTGCTATACGATCTTGGGAGAACAGCTCTATTATACTTGCGCACAAGGGATCTACAGTTGTCCATTGGAGGGTAACCGCTCTGCCCGGCTGACTGAGGGAGGCGCTGCTTATCTGCAAACTTGCGGAGCGCGGCTCCTGTATGCGGATTTGACGAACGGATATGCCTTGACGCTGCTTGATCCGCTGTCCGGTGAGCAGGAAGCCTACCCGGATCTGATTCCGCTCAGCATGATCAGCGAAGGTGGTTACATCTACTGCTGCAATGCGGGCAATGACGGATCGATCTATAGGCTGGATCTGAAGTCTGGTGAGAGCCTGCGCATGTATGGAGAGCGTGCGGACCGCGTGCATAAGGCAGACGGGCAACTGTTCTTCGTACATCAAGAGCTGTGGTACACCATGCCCATGTCAGGCGGACAAGCGGTTCGCTTTGAGGCAGACAGAAGCCGTTAA
- a CDS encoding EsaB/YukD family protein: MEYVMVTLKAGTVEADLKLPSEIPVSELLEMLEEPLALKKPQRRRLQAEPLGRILESARSLEEEGVSHGALLTLIGEE; the protein is encoded by the coding sequence ATGGAATATGTGATGGTTACGCTGAAGGCAGGAACGGTGGAAGCCGATCTGAAGCTGCCCTCGGAAATCCCGGTATCTGAACTGCTGGAGATGCTGGAGGAGCCGCTTGCGCTGAAGAAGCCGCAGAGAAGGAGACTGCAGGCAGAGCCGCTGGGCCGTATTCTGGAGAGCGCACGTTCACTTGAGGAAGAGGGTGTCAGCCACGGCGCGCTGCTGACGCTGATAGGAGAGGAATGA
- a CDS encoding ATPase, T2SS/T4P/T4SS family, with the protein MLTRAKVSEMQQKFSHHSTQEEDMDALKNKYTTISFEEALELCQKYISKAATNAFRRERDPIRKREMTQGYIMEFVDSQKPSVEGYGGLQSLKNALINEITHYGPITEAMEDPQIDEIRANGPEQIFVETGGKTLRWDQHFTDREHMERIISKLIGVSKMRLTPKVPMVNARTVEGYRVNATHAEISPYELPAFVIRKFSKKSLTPAMMIHEQSFSVNMFRLLSLIPKADQSWITVGPTGSGKTTLNEVLVKQIHPLSRIITIENPSEMRLHRREGGEFGPIINDVLQYESVPEEDDASPATMENLLINAMRQSPHWIGPGELRTPGEFATALRAAQTGHYFFTTLHAEGDEEAIYRFLTAYLMVSNEPAELALRNICSAVKFVIYQEKLADGTRKVTSISEILGSEGLKPLINPIYKFIYDDVVEEAGGTRVVQIIGRHKRVGKLSLRAQESMLKAGIKRSRFEFLTREPLEDETEGYAFDECELTH; encoded by the coding sequence TTGCTAACCCGGGCAAAAGTAAGTGAAATGCAGCAGAAGTTCTCGCACCACAGCACGCAAGAGGAAGATATGGATGCACTCAAAAATAAATACACCACCATCAGCTTCGAGGAAGCGCTGGAATTATGCCAGAAATACATTAGCAAGGCAGCAACGAATGCCTTCCGCCGGGAGAGAGACCCGATCCGCAAACGGGAAATGACCCAGGGGTATATTATGGAGTTCGTCGATTCCCAGAAGCCTAGTGTGGAGGGGTATGGCGGTTTGCAGTCTTTAAAGAATGCGCTGATTAACGAAATCACGCATTATGGCCCGATAACCGAGGCCATGGAGGACCCGCAAATTGACGAGATCCGGGCCAACGGGCCGGAACAGATCTTCGTGGAGACCGGCGGTAAAACGCTGCGCTGGGACCAGCATTTCACAGACCGCGAACATATGGAGCGTATCATATCGAAGTTAATTGGAGTGTCCAAGATGCGCCTAACACCGAAGGTTCCGATGGTGAATGCCCGGACGGTGGAAGGGTACCGGGTGAATGCCACACATGCGGAAATCTCGCCCTATGAGCTGCCTGCTTTTGTCATCCGTAAATTCAGCAAAAAAAGTCTTACTCCCGCCATGATGATTCATGAACAAAGCTTCTCTGTCAATATGTTTCGGCTGCTCTCTCTGATTCCCAAGGCAGATCAGTCATGGATTACTGTAGGGCCAACCGGCAGCGGTAAAACGACGCTGAATGAGGTGTTAGTGAAGCAGATTCATCCGCTCTCCCGGATCATAACGATTGAGAATCCTTCCGAGATGCGGCTGCACCGCCGGGAAGGGGGAGAATTCGGCCCCATCATCAATGATGTGCTGCAGTACGAATCCGTGCCTGAAGAGGATGATGCCAGTCCGGCTACGATGGAGAACCTGCTGATTAATGCGATGCGGCAGTCTCCGCATTGGATCGGACCGGGCGAGCTGCGGACCCCGGGTGAATTCGCGACTGCGCTGCGGGCGGCACAGACGGGGCATTACTTCTTCACCACACTTCATGCCGAAGGGGATGAGGAGGCGATCTACCGCTTCCTGACTGCCTATTTGATGGTGTCCAATGAACCGGCTGAGCTTGCCTTGCGCAACATCTGCAGTGCAGTCAAATTCGTAATCTACCAGGAGAAGCTGGCTGACGGAACCCGCAAGGTCACTTCGATATCTGAGATTCTGGGGTCAGAAGGGTTGAAGCCGCTGATCAATCCGATTTATAAGTTCATCTATGATGATGTGGTGGAGGAGGCGGGCGGCACAAGGGTGGTCCAAATTATCGGGCGGCACAAGCGGGTGGGCAAGCTATCCCTGCGTGCCCAGGAATCTATGCTCAAGGCCGGCATTAAGCGCAGCCGGTTTGAATTCCTCACCCGGGAGCCCCTCGAGGACGAAACGGAGGGTTATGCATTCGATGAATGTGAACTTACTCACTAG
- a CDS encoding prepilin peptidase, translated as MKLLLLSSLMLILILCSLSDIRRRKIPNMLTALILGVGILHMILYGSLLNSLNGLLLPAAPLLLLRRYSRSIGAGDIKLISAVGVWLGGLLNLALFGAACLLCAAVLLLKRTYRQEFPGSVPFAPFLTVPVILTVLIMY; from the coding sequence ATGAAACTCCTATTGTTATCCAGCCTTATGCTAATACTGATCTTATGTAGCTTAAGTGATATCCGCCGGCGCAAGATTCCCAATATGCTGACAGCCTTAATTCTGGGAGTGGGCATTCTTCATATGATCCTGTACGGGTCTCTGCTGAACTCGCTTAACGGTTTGCTTCTTCCCGCCGCCCCCCTTCTTCTCTTGCGCAGGTACTCCCGTTCGATTGGAGCAGGAGACATTAAGCTAATCTCGGCTGTAGGGGTATGGCTGGGAGGACTCCTCAATCTGGCCCTGTTCGGTGCGGCTTGTCTGTTATGTGCTGCGGTTCTGCTCTTGAAGCGGACCTACCGGCAGGAGTTTCCCGGCTCCGTGCCCTTCGCTCCTTTTCTTACTGTTCCAGTCATTCTGACCGTGTTAATTATGTATTAA
- a CDS encoding deoxynucleoside kinase: MNSYNIPDNAIITVAGTVGVGKSTLTAALAQRLNFQTSLEQVDHNPYLEKFYHDFERWSFHLQIYFLAERFKEQKKMFELGGGFVQDRSIYEDTGIFAKMHADQGTMSPTDYATYTSLYEAMVMTPYFPHPDVLIYIEGSLPSILTRINERGREMEIQTDVSYWEHMHGRYSQWINEFSACPVLRLNIDEYDVKDPASVSAILEQVGRTIGQRAAQA, encoded by the coding sequence ATGAATAGTTACAACATCCCGGACAATGCAATTATCACGGTAGCCGGTACCGTAGGCGTCGGCAAGTCGACGCTGACCGCAGCACTCGCGCAGCGCCTGAATTTCCAGACCTCGCTGGAGCAGGTGGATCATAACCCGTACCTGGAGAAGTTCTACCACGATTTTGAGCGGTGGAGCTTCCACCTGCAGATCTATTTCCTGGCGGAACGCTTCAAGGAGCAGAAGAAGATGTTCGAGCTGGGCGGCGGGTTCGTGCAGGACCGTTCGATTTATGAAGACACCGGGATTTTCGCAAAAATGCACGCCGACCAAGGCACCATGTCCCCGACAGATTACGCAACCTATACCAGCCTCTACGAGGCTATGGTGATGACGCCATACTTCCCGCATCCCGATGTGCTGATCTATATTGAAGGCAGCCTGCCTTCGATCCTGACCCGGATCAATGAGCGCGGGCGCGAGATGGAAATCCAGACTGACGTCTCCTACTGGGAGCATATGCACGGCAGGTATTCCCAGTGGATCAACGAATTCAGCGCCTGCCCGGTGCTGCGCCTGAACATTGACGAGTATGATGTGAAGGACCCGGCTTCGGTGTCTGCGATCCTGGAGCAGGTAGGACGGACGATCGGGCAGCGGGCGGCACAAGCATAA